The following is a genomic window from Bacillus sp. BGMRC 2118.
CTTTAATTTCTTTATTAGGAAGGGATTTAGAACATCTCCATAAAAAACGTGTGGGAGGCCCTCATTCTTATAATAAGCAAAGTCTTCTACAGTTTTTAGTTCGGGAACTATTTTAATTAGTTCACTATAATTCGAACGTATTCCACCTGATCACCTCAGTCAAATCAATACTAGGGTATCATTACAGTTGTTGTCTTATCAATCGTATATGATCTCGGTTTATTCCTTATCTGTGTTAGTTACTTTTCTGCTCCAACCAAGACCAATAGCTACTGTAGACTTCATCGTGCAGAAAGCTATAATCTTCATCCTCATTTTCTTTAGGTTCGATTAATCTTAAACCAAGCCAGACATCCTCAACTTCAATAAGCTCAGGATCCCCTACCGCATCTAATAAAGAAAAGGCAGTGTGAAATGCTCCAAGAATTGAATCACGTAGAATCTTTTCGATAGCTGTTAAAGTGATTTCATCGAAATTGATTTTTTTTAAAGCGAGTTGTTCATCTTCATTTAACTGAAATTCATCCCAAACAATAACTTCATTTGAAGGATTTAAGAGTTTATCTCTTATTTCTGAATTCTTTTTAATAATTTCATGCAATTCAATTAAAAATACTTGTTTTGAATCCCAAAAAAATCACCTTCCATTTCAAATATTGATATAAAGTATATAAAAATAATTCATATTAAAAGGCTATCTCTATCAAGATAGCCTCCCCCAAATATAAATTATTTAATTTAAATTATTCAAGAACGTTAAGCACATCTTTAAGGATCTCTGAAAAAGCATCCATAGTTCTATACCCTTCTTCTAAAGAATTCTCCACACCACCGACATCAAGAATTACAGAGTTAGCGAAAAGCTCTTGGTTATAGGTGTTATATGGTGGACCTGAGTTAACTACCACTCCTCTAGATAAGCCAGGGTATTTTTCTTCTATCTTATCGTGTAGTAGCAGTGCAAAATTATAATTCTCCTCATAATGAGGGTTTGACTTTGATATTACAAACGAAAGCCTTGCATAATCCTTATCATTCAAATTTATAGTTGTTACTTTTCTATCAAGTGTATCTCTGTGTATATCAAAGATCATCTTTAACCCTTTATTTTTCTCCAAACTAGCTTTTAATGTTTCTCTAGAAATTGCATATGATTTTTCATATGACAGATTTCTTTCTTTTAAAATTTTACTTATATCTGTTTTATCATGGATTGTAGATATGTTTCTTTCCTTTAATTCATTCGTTAACCTCTCTCCAATAAGTGTAATGTTATTACTGTGATGCATTGCATCCTCTATTCTCGTACTTCCGATTTCAGGATTAAAAGACTCTTTATTGTGAGTTTGGTACAAATAAACCAGTGGCTCTTCTCCGTTACCAGCATTTGCTTTATCTTCATTAATTGTTGTTACAATTTGGGGCATTACGTCTTTTTGGCTTTCAGAGTAAACCCAAGACGAAGCTATCCCAAATAACATAACTCCAATAAACGCAAAAGATAGTTGCTTAATTCTAATGTTTCTGTCTACCTTTCTAGCAGCATTCCTTAGCTTATTTTCTGTTTCAATTACGAATTTAGTTCCGGGGTTTAATGGATAATTTTCTTTAATAAATTCAAACAACTCTTTATCAGTTTGCATTATATAACCTCCTCTACGTCGATATGTAGTTTGGTTTTTAAGATTTTTAATGCTCTATGATAATCTACCTTTACTTTAGTTTCACTACATTGTAGGATGTCTGATGCTTCTTTAATTGAGAGTTCATTAATACCTCTTAGTATTACCACAGCTCTAAGATAAGGTTTTAAATTAGATATAGCTTTGTGTAAAATTGTCTTCATTTCATTCTCTTGAATTTCATCATTAGGATCTTTTGATTTCCCTTTTATCTGTTTAAAAAAACCTTCACTAAAAATTGTACTAAATCGTTTCTTGCGATAATGATCAATAGCAATATGTTTTGCTATTGAGAGAATCCAAGTTTTAATGTTATTAGCTCTATTAAGATCAGATAAATTGTTTAAAACACGAATGAATACTTCTTGTGTCATGTCCTCGGCATCATTTCGATTTCCTGAAAAGCAGATTAAGAACCTGTATACATATAAATAGTATTTGTCATAAATTTCGATGATATATTGTTCCTT
Proteins encoded in this region:
- a CDS encoding stage II sporulation protein P, which produces MQTDKELFEFIKENYPLNPGTKFVIETENKLRNAARKVDRNIRIKQLSFAFIGVMLFGIASSWVYSESQKDVMPQIVTTINEDKANAGNGEEPLVYLYQTHNKESFNPEIGSTRIEDAMHHSNNITLIGERLTNELKERNISTIHDKTDISKILKERNLSYEKSYAISRETLKASLEKNKGLKMIFDIHRDTLDRKVTTINLNDKDYARLSFVISKSNPHYEENYNFALLLHDKIEEKYPGLSRGVVVNSGPPYNTYNQELFANSVILDVGGVENSLEEGYRTMDAFSEILKDVLNVLE
- a CDS encoding RNA polymerase sigma factor: MDSPNSKEQYIIEIYDKYYLYVYRFLICFSGNRNDAEDMTQEVFIRVLNNLSDLNRANNIKTWILSIAKHIAIDHYRKKRFSTIFSEGFFKQIKGKSKDPNDEIQENEMKTILHKAISNLKPYLRAVVILRGINELSIKEASDILQCSETKVKVDYHRALKILKTKLHIDVEEVI